One region of Macadamia integrifolia cultivar HAES 741 chromosome 11, SCU_Mint_v3, whole genome shotgun sequence genomic DNA includes:
- the LOC122092961 gene encoding uncharacterized protein LOC122092961, giving the protein MNVLFWNIRGMKKAIAQLALSNILKEKSPEIICIAEPMVDVTAFPKLFFNRLGFDIDFIHNNRSDKVPNLWLMWKRNIRRPDIVSATDQHITISLEWHKKIIRVSVVHANCFRARRRDLWASLAASAPAQTTPWLVVGDFNAILASTEKRGPGAFNLGAAAEFGTMVDSCDLMALPSQGSRFTWTNNRRRGNVLARLDRSFCNNAWVEFFHEGVQQVLQKIGSDHAPIFISSVPGEKPNNCPFRFHRHWVEHKDFLSVVSASWSGWTLSTNLYRVAEKLKRLKGTLKLWAKTEFPNFNIELDQAKKEMEEVQKKIDEDGLDDFLFAQEADAKTRYFKAMEYYEKMWAEKSRIRWKKLGDRCTKFFHLSAKMRRIKNSIRCLKTDDGAIISERSDLEHYMVDFFTNFHKAAPVSGHPLILDCIPRELLQRDRDILDRIPSDLEIKEAVWSLDPASSPGPDGFPGEFFKHCWDIIAYDVCNAIRCFFISGIMPQGINNNFLLLIPKTEGADSLDKFRPLCMGNFICKIISKTLAMRLASFLPRIISREQGAFQRGKIIHTNIYLASELANMMSTATRGGGMGVKIDIKKAFDTIDWSFLFSVMRKFGFSETWIGWVHQLLDSAKISILLNGGPVGYFNVGRGLRQGDPLSPLLFVLAEEVLCRGLNMLIREKKIKPLNGPRGMPTPSHMLFADDIFIFINASIRYVKNLKSFLIMYEECSGQHISLEKSKVFLGNISAARKLIIGETMGIPICSLPTKYLGVEIFKGRVKKEFLLPVMDKVKARLAGWKGRLLSMAGRVELARTVVTSIPMHSFSVYWWPSELIKIMEKWIRNFIWTGDVDTCRSIIVSWDQCCKPKSEGGLGLRRLREINEALLSKAVWKTKHDDDPTYRFLKARFTKADGSLRKGYRSSSIWMGFRKLWEFVSLNERWIIGNGRKINFLNDRWLGPKTIAELLETEQNSDEAFSGKVDRVIQNCEWNFPNCQSSTMSEIINSIMEIPLPQSDFEDRCVWSPNTDGIFSTKSAWNTIRRKKDSISWEALIWSKKLQPRISIFVWRIMHGKLPTDAAVMKRGIPMASRCDLCRSSSEDLDHILVHCQYAERVWNIVCEWFNIPNRKHESLHALASWWKRKMKIVNLKEVWSIAFAISAENIWKERNGRRFEERQRQQRHVIEMIKNDIRETIPNVKTSIKSMNEILCCRRLGLNILSAGIKPPLEVYWCKPLTGWVKLNFDGSSIGNPGNAGAGAIMRDHNGRCLWSCSIYLGIRENYEAELEGLMHGLMKAKQLAIPFLWVESDSAALVMSIHQGKIPWMAMQRWNHLRQFLGSITWKITHNYREGNSVANFLAKKAAKSRCSTVNDAFPGHIYDMMARDESSRPSYRFR; this is encoded by the coding sequence ATGAATGTGCTATTCTGGAATATAAGAGGCATGAAGAAGGCTATTGCACAATTAGCCTTGAGTAACATTCTGAAGGAGAAGTCCCCTGAAATAATCTGCATTGCAGAACCTATGGTTGATGTCACTGCCTTCCCTAAGCTTTTCTTTAATAGGCTGGGATTTGATATCGACTTTATCCATAATAACAGATCAGACAAAGTTCCAAACCTGTGGCTGATGTGGAAAAGAAATATTAGAAGACCGGACATTGTGTCTGCGACCGACCAACATATTACCATCTCTCTAGAATGgcacaaaaaaattattagagTCTCTGTCGTCCATGCGAACTGCTTTCGAGCGAGAAGAAGAGATCTTTGGGCATCCTTGGCTGCCTCTGCGCCTGCTCAGACAACGCCTTGGCTTGTAGTTGGTGATTTCAACGCCATCTTGGCTTCAACTGAAAAGAGAGGTCCTGGAGCCTTTAATTTGGGGGCTGCAGCTGAGTTTGGTACTATGGTGGACTCTTGCGATCTCATGGCCCTTCCTTCTCAGGGAAGCAGGTTCACTTGGACCAATAATAGGAGGAGAGGGAACGTGCTGGCCAGACTGGATAGAAGCTTTTGCAATAAcgcctgggttgaattttttCATGAGGGAGTTCAGCAGGTTCTCCAGAAAATTGGCTCAGATCATGCtccaatctttatttcttcagTTCCCGGCGAAAAACCGAACAATTGCCCCTTCAGATTTCATAGACACTGGGTGGAACACAAGGATTTTTTATCTGTGGTAAGTGCTTCATGGAGCGGCTGGACTCTTAGCACCAACTTATATAGGGTTGCAGAGAAGCTTAAACGTCTTAAGGGCACCCTAAAGCTTTGGGCAAAAACTGAATTTCCGAATTTCAATATAGAGCTTGATCAGGCAAAAAAGGAGATGGAGGAGGtccaaaagaaaattgatgaagatggtcttgatgattttttatttgctcAAGAGGCGGATGCCAAAACAAGGTATTTCAAGGCCATGGAGTATTATGAAAAAATGTGGGCTGAAAAATCGAGAATTCGATGGAAGAAGCTTGGGGACAGATGTACAAAATTCTTCCACCTTTCGGCGAAGATGCGAAGAATTAAAAACTCTATTAGATGCTTAAAGACAGATGATGGCGCTATCATATCAGAGCGATCAGACCTGGAACACTATATGGTGGACTTTTTCACTAATTTTCACAAAGCAGCGCCTGTGTCTGGGCATCCCTTGATCCTTGACTGCATCCCCCGCGAATTATTGCAGCGAGATAGAGATATTTTGGACAGAATCCCTTCAGATTTGGAGATCAAAGAGGCGGTCTGGAGCCTTGATCCTGCTAGCTCTCCTGGCCCTGATGGATTCCCTGGTGAGTTCTTCAAGCACTGCTGGGATATTATAGCATATGATGTTTGCAACGCTATTCGCTGCTTCTTTATTTCTGGAATCATGCCTCAGGGGATCaacaataattttctcttaCTTATCCCAAAGACTGAAGGGGCTGACTCTTTGGATAAATTCCGGCCCTTGTGTATGGGAAATTTTATTtgcaaaataatttctaaaactcTTGCTATGAGACTGGCAAGCTTCCTTCCGAGAATTATTTCTCGCGAGCAAGGGGCCTtccaaagagggaaaataatTCATACAAATATATACTTGGCTTCGGAGCTAGCTAATATGATGTCGACTGCGACGAGAGGAGGAGGGATGGGAGTTAAAATCGACATCAAGAAGGCCTTTGACACAATTGATTGGAGCTTTCTATTCTCAGTCATGAGGAAATTTGGATTCTCTGAAACCTGGATTGGATGGGTTCATCAGTTGTTGGATTCTGCAAAAATCTCCATTCTTCTGAACGGAGGACCGGTGGGTTACTTTAATGTTGGTCGGGGGCTGAGGCAAGGTGACCCCTTATCTCCTCTCTTATTTGTTTTGGCTGAAGAGGTCCTGTGTAGAGGGCTCAATATGCTAATCcgagagaagaaaatcaaaccCCTAAACGGCCCTCGTGGGATGCCTACCCCTAGTCATATGCTGTTCGCCGACGACATATTCATATTCATCAATGCATCTATAAGGTACGTCAAGAATCTTAAATCCTTCTTAATTATGTATGAAGAATGCTCAGGTCAACACATCAGCTTGGAGAAGAGCAAGGTGTTTTTAGGGAACATCTCTGCTGCTAGAAAGCTGATAATAGGAGAGACGATGGGAATCCCAATTTGTAGTTTGCCCACTAAGTACTTGggtgtggaaattttcaaaggtaGAGTTAAGAAAGAATTCCTCCTCCCTGTGATGGACAAAGTTAAAGCGAGACTTGCGGGCTGGAAGGGAAGGCTGCTCTCTATGGCAGGTAGAGTGGAGCTTGCCAGAACTGTGGTGACGAGCATTCCCATGCATAGCTTCTCTGTATACTGGTGGCCATCTGAGCTCATCAAGATCATGGAGAAGTGGATTCGCAACTTCATCTGGACTGGAGATGTTGATACGTGCAGATCTATCATAGTAAGTTGGGATCAGTGTTGCAAACCAAAATCTGAGGGTGGTTTAGGTCTGCGCAGGTTGAGGGAGATCAATGAAGCCTTGCTGTCCAAGGCGGTTTGGAAGACGAAGCATGATGACGACCCAACTTATAGATTTTTGAAAGCTCGCTTCACTAAAGCAGATGGATCTCTTCGGAAAGGCTATAGGTCCTCTTCGATATGGATGGGTTTCCGGAAATTATGGGAGTTTGTCTCCTTAAACGAAAGATGGATCATCGGGAatggaaggaaaataaattttttaaatgatagaTGGCTGGGGCCTAAGACTATCGCTGAGCTTCTGGAGACAGAACAAAATTCAGACGAAGCATTCAGTGGTAAGGTTGATCGAGTCATTCAGAATTGCGAATGGAATTTCCCCAATTGCCAATCGAGTACAATGTCTGAAATCATCAACTCCATCATGGAAATCCCTCTTCCCCAATCTGATTTCGAAGATAGGTGTGTTTGGAGCCCCAACACTGATGGGATTTTTTCGACAAAATCAGCATGGAATACAATTAGGAGGAAAAAGGACTCAATCTCTTGGGAGGCGCTGATCTGGTCTAAGAAATTGCAACCGAGAATTTCTATCTTTGTGTGGAGAATCATGCATGGCAAACTACCTACTGATGCGGCAGTTATGAAAAGAGGAATCCCTATGGCTTCTAGATGCGATTTATGCAGAAGCTCGAGCGAGGATTTGGATCATATTTTGGTCCATTGTCAGTATGCAGAGAGAGTTTGGAATATTGTCTGTGAATGGTTTAATATTCCAAATAGGAAGCATGAGTCCCTTCATGCTCTGGCttcatggtggaaaaggaaaatgaagataGTTAATCTAAAAGAGGTCTGGTCAATCGCCTTTGCCATTTCAGCTGAAAAcatttggaaagaaaggaatgGGCGCCGCTTTGAAGAAAGGCAGAGACAACAAAGGCATGTGATTGAAATGATTAAGAACGACATTAGAGAGACTATTCCTAATGTGAAAACATCAATCaaatccatgaatgaaattctTTGTTGCAGGAGGCTGGGTCTGAACATTCTTAGCGCGGGCATTAAACCCCCCCTGGAAGTTTATTGGTGCAAACCGCTAACGGGGTGGGTCAAGCTAAACTTTGATGGAAGCTCTATTGGGAACCCTGGTAATGCAGGTGCAGGTGCAATCATGAGAGATCATAATGGCAGGTGTCTCTGGTCTTGCAGCATATATTTGGGAATTAGAGAAAATTATGAAGCTGAATTAGAAGGTCTAATGCATGGTCTCATGAAAGCAAAACAGTTAGCTATTCCATTCCTCTGGGTAGAATCAGATTCAGCGGCTCTGGTTATGTCAATTCATCAGGGAAAAATTCCATGGATGGCTATGCAGAGATGGAACCATCTAAGGCAATTTCTGGGAAGTATTacatggaaaatcactcacaaCTATAGAGAAGGGAACTCGGTGGCAAACTTCCTAGCAAAGAAAGCTGCAAAATCAAGATGCTCGACAGTAAATGACGCTTTTCCTGGCCATATCTATGATATGATGGCGAGAGATGAATCTTCTAGACCCTCGTATAGATTTAGGTAG